A window from Mycobacterium botniense encodes these proteins:
- a CDS encoding Gp37-like protein: protein MSSLDQQQVTLTGPDPVAAMSSALQLARPHESVPINMDVRLFDNYYRTEYQCGDYIEVTCTFPRLKLPDGTLTLKGQDPLAELAITCQTTVVPVVIDFEGGAGRWSGRIDVAHDKINPDGAETVECELVGDLTMLDRIVAWPQPFLPIEVQPSEAVLIGPAITVFKTLVAENCMRLQLGLWELFNTLGSLDLDWRTWFGTILMQNSISLSEFMQMVTTGVRDTHRPADRHIAMDRGQRSHGHAVAADATTARRQRYLSQHGFVDARRAATRRTAVDLQAPTLCFNLRNYLGVTGPTGTVVDGAVQDLVDLEGSLLGGVLNPFLNPDNEYVPPGSDIVIAPTLGVNFVPPWVVFNADADDSGIVSMDVAHHHPVCWQVILGGKSPKWLNDFINASLEYLVDILMMTIGITGISNSIFDGLLDNAFLAFEFFEWFDRRALRVS, encoded by the coding sequence ATGAGCAGCCTTGACCAGCAACAGGTTACGCTGACCGGGCCCGATCCCGTCGCGGCGATGTCGAGTGCGCTGCAATTGGCCCGGCCGCACGAATCCGTGCCGATCAACATGGATGTGCGGCTGTTCGACAACTATTACCGCACCGAATACCAGTGCGGCGACTACATCGAAGTCACCTGCACCTTCCCGCGTCTGAAACTGCCCGACGGCACATTGACGCTCAAAGGACAAGACCCGCTGGCCGAGCTTGCGATCACTTGTCAGACAACGGTCGTTCCCGTGGTGATCGATTTCGAAGGGGGAGCCGGCCGCTGGTCGGGGCGCATCGACGTCGCGCACGACAAAATCAACCCCGACGGCGCCGAGACCGTAGAGTGCGAACTGGTCGGCGACTTAACGATGCTGGACCGGATTGTCGCATGGCCACAGCCATTCCTGCCTATCGAAGTGCAGCCATCCGAAGCGGTCCTCATCGGACCGGCGATCACAGTGTTCAAAACGCTGGTGGCCGAGAACTGTATGCGGCTGCAACTCGGCCTCTGGGAGCTGTTCAACACGCTCGGCTCCCTCGACTTAGATTGGCGCACCTGGTTCGGCACCATCCTCATGCAAAACAGCATCTCCCTCAGCGAGTTCATGCAAATGGTCACCACCGGTGTGCGTGATACCCACCGACCCGCTGACAGACACATCGCCATGGATCGAGGTCAACGGTCGCATGGACACGCTGTGGCAGCTGATGCGACAACAGCTCGCCGACAACGGTATCTATCCCAGCATGGATTTGTGGATGCCCGGCGAGCCGCAACCCGAAGGACTGCTGTGGATTTACAGGCGCCCACCCTGTGCTTCAACTTGCGCAACTACCTTGGAGTTACGGGTCCGACGGGCACTGTGGTGGACGGCGCTGTCCAGGATTTGGTGGACCTCGAAGGCTCGCTGCTGGGCGGCGTTCTCAACCCCTTCCTGAACCCCGACAACGAGTACGTGCCACCGGGTTCCGACATCGTTATCGCGCCCACGCTCGGGGTGAATTTCGTTCCACCGTGGGTGGTGTTCAACGCTGACGCTGACGACTCGGGAATAGTGTCGATGGATGTCGCCCACCACCATCCGGTGTGCTGGCAGGTCATTCTGGGCGGCAAGTCACCCAAGTGGCTCAACGATTTCATAAACGCCAGCCTGGAATACCTGGTGGACATTCTGATGATGACCATCGGGATCACCGGCATCTCGAACAGCATTTTTGACGGGCTGCTCGACAACGCGTTTCTGGCGTTCGAGTTTTTCGAGTGGTTCGACCGCAGAGCGCTACGGGTTTCCTGA
- a CDS encoding phage tail tape measure protein has product MPVYLDVKSRLDVAAAQLAAREAKAIFSRAGDDIGRGLGGALTRALSAIDGSAARTALRGLQDEYRAAAAAEEEAARRMMRSMGQVEVAQKRLNETTAKYGADSSKAAAANVALADSHARASKAQRDHVDAMVAAEAAHSRLGSAMDKSATSASRAGQVFNAIGVASVAGLGVAFVETTKKAGDFQASQERLVASAGETAANLKTVSDGILKLAGQVGYSAQELSNAMYNVEKAGYRGADGVNVLKSAAQGAKSENADLKEVLSGLTTSMNDFGYGPEHAADVMSKMVSAVGMAKSNFADFAGALHTAEPLFANIGKSQGLNAEQLHHLMADLYGVTAQMTQSGDSAQHASELIAHAMQKMLNPTAQMRDMMGALGLDAQDIQDHLGERGLAGTMQLLQRAVQEHTKDGKVNLDVRYQSSQLARAEEQAFNGLSPAAKAVAQQIKDGTLSYKDFRKSRGGLNVELANEVSQWNTLHNKLAGFSSLIKSGIGDQIGYDQALKLLTGDQETLQVALQTTGENGAKANEKIKEIDGTVREHDGTVKGFHETQTTFNAKLDQAKSAFGAAAIAIGNDFLPAATTALNVVKDVANALAQHPGIMHGVIDALGALGGAWAIFKAAKIAETVLAPIASGLGTIVAEEDAATASTGASAALWDVSPRGALALGAQLGGDALQHATGPSGFWHGAAVVGTDAATGAALGSVFGPWEPPSAA; this is encoded by the coding sequence GTGCCGGTCTATTTAGATGTCAAGTCACGGCTCGATGTCGCGGCCGCCCAACTGGCCGCCCGCGAAGCGAAAGCGATTTTCAGCCGCGCCGGTGACGACATCGGACGCGGCCTCGGCGGCGCGCTGACACGAGCGTTGTCGGCGATCGACGGCAGCGCCGCGCGCACAGCGTTGCGTGGTCTGCAGGACGAATACCGTGCTGCGGCAGCCGCCGAGGAAGAAGCCGCGCGGCGCATGATGCGGTCGATGGGCCAAGTCGAGGTGGCCCAAAAGCGGCTCAACGAGACCACCGCGAAATACGGCGCCGACAGCAGCAAGGCCGCTGCAGCCAACGTGGCGTTAGCCGACTCGCATGCCCGCGCATCGAAAGCACAACGTGATCACGTCGATGCGATGGTCGCCGCCGAGGCCGCGCACAGCCGGCTCGGCAGCGCGATGGACAAGAGCGCGACCTCGGCCAGCCGCGCCGGCCAGGTGTTCAACGCGATCGGTGTCGCCTCCGTAGCTGGCCTCGGTGTGGCGTTCGTCGAAACCACTAAGAAGGCCGGCGATTTCCAGGCATCACAGGAGCGCCTCGTCGCGTCCGCGGGAGAGACGGCAGCCAACCTGAAAACCGTCTCAGACGGGATCCTCAAGCTGGCAGGGCAAGTCGGCTACTCGGCGCAAGAGTTGTCCAACGCGATGTACAACGTGGAAAAAGCCGGGTATCGCGGCGCAGACGGCGTGAACGTGCTCAAATCAGCGGCGCAGGGCGCCAAGTCGGAAAACGCAGACCTCAAAGAAGTCCTCTCCGGTCTGACCACGTCGATGAACGACTTCGGATACGGCCCCGAGCACGCCGCTGATGTCATGTCGAAAATGGTGTCGGCCGTTGGGATGGCGAAAAGCAATTTCGCCGATTTCGCAGGCGCATTGCACACAGCTGAGCCGCTGTTCGCCAACATCGGGAAAAGCCAGGGACTCAACGCTGAACAACTGCATCACTTGATGGCTGACCTGTACGGCGTGACCGCGCAAATGACACAGTCCGGCGACTCGGCGCAGCACGCATCGGAGCTTATCGCGCACGCCATGCAGAAGATGCTCAACCCGACAGCACAGATGCGTGACATGATGGGCGCTCTCGGTCTTGACGCGCAGGACATCCAAGATCACCTAGGCGAGCGCGGACTCGCCGGCACCATGCAACTTCTGCAGCGCGCCGTGCAGGAACACACCAAAGACGGCAAAGTCAATCTTGATGTGCGCTACCAAAGCTCGCAGTTAGCGAGGGCCGAGGAGCAGGCGTTCAACGGGCTGTCACCGGCAGCGAAAGCGGTCGCCCAGCAGATCAAAGACGGCACATTATCGTACAAGGACTTCCGCAAATCGCGCGGCGGCCTCAACGTCGAGCTGGCCAATGAGGTCAGTCAGTGGAACACGCTGCACAACAAGCTGGCCGGCTTCAGCAGTCTGATCAAGTCGGGCATCGGCGACCAGATCGGCTACGACCAGGCGTTGAAACTGCTCACCGGAGACCAGGAAACCCTGCAGGTCGCGCTCCAGACGACCGGCGAGAACGGTGCGAAAGCCAACGAGAAAATCAAAGAGATCGACGGCACCGTCCGCGAACATGACGGCACCGTAAAGGGTTTCCACGAAACCCAGACCACATTCAACGCCAAGCTAGACCAGGCCAAGTCCGCGTTCGGGGCGGCCGCGATTGCGATCGGTAACGACTTCCTGCCCGCCGCGACGACCGCCCTGAACGTCGTCAAGGACGTAGCTAACGCCCTAGCGCAGCATCCAGGCATCATGCATGGCGTCATCGACGCGCTCGGCGCGCTGGGCGGCGCGTGGGCGATATTCAAGGCCGCCAAGATCGCCGAAACCGTTCTCGCGCCAATCGCCAGCGGGCTCGGCACGATCGTCGCCGAGGAGGACGCGGCCACCGCCTCGACGGGCGCCTCAGCGGCGCTTTGGGACGTCTCGCCAAGGGGCGCCTTGGCTCTCGGCGCGCAGCTTGGCGGTGACGCGCTGCAACACGCGACGGGTCCCAGCGGGTTCTGGCACGGCGCGGCCGTGGTCGGCACCGATGCCGCGACCGGTGCCGCCCTCGGATCGGTGTTCGGGCCTTGGGAACCGCCATCGGCGGCATAG
- a CDS encoding fibronectin type III domain-containing protein gives MTLPATGGTWAEVLEDNLNPLNVRYWQITHGLIRDYDPTGTFNLASPAVGLGTVQTASGPAQLFTPFAADNVSIRGDLLVTSPNSAVNFYDLGLLKEDATDWTPDQTLQQTPSAQLVRSVRNVLTKLDDKVNFTPIESNPLIDYLKFELPLTGIPALGTPGYGVARGNTDAPRERTLVLIGVDTDANLVARVFPRIITDKKGKNELARKNPDSSELTYEVLPDPFTKQTMWVCRAGTAWLGAGNLQFETAVPAVTPVTGLNATITFPTPIDITSPVYSVQIQQTPTGAWSAATLSGSPSVSGGLTTLTISGLTASTTYNAIQVTATGANATVTGPQSAPFTSTAS, from the coding sequence ATGACACTTCCCGCAACCGGCGGCACTTGGGCCGAAGTCCTCGAAGACAACCTGAACCCGCTGAATGTTCGGTACTGGCAGATCACCCACGGGCTGATCCGCGACTACGACCCGACCGGCACGTTCAACCTGGCGTCACCGGCTGTCGGGCTCGGCACCGTCCAAACCGCCAGCGGACCCGCGCAGCTGTTCACACCGTTCGCCGCCGACAACGTCTCGATCCGTGGCGACCTGTTGGTCACGTCACCGAACAGTGCTGTGAACTTCTACGACCTCGGCCTGCTGAAAGAGGACGCCACCGACTGGACCCCGGACCAAACGCTGCAGCAGACGCCATCAGCGCAGCTGGTGCGCTCGGTGCGTAACGTGCTGACCAAGCTCGACGACAAGGTGAACTTCACGCCGATCGAGTCGAACCCGCTGATCGACTACCTGAAGTTCGAGCTCCCGCTGACGGGGATCCCGGCGCTTGGCACACCTGGCTACGGTGTGGCTCGCGGCAACACCGATGCGCCACGCGAGCGCACGCTGGTGCTGATCGGTGTTGACACCGACGCGAACCTGGTGGCGCGCGTGTTCCCGCGCATCATCACCGACAAGAAGGGCAAGAACGAGCTTGCCCGCAAGAACCCGGATTCCTCGGAGCTCACCTACGAAGTGCTGCCGGACCCGTTCACCAAGCAGACGATGTGGGTGTGCCGCGCCGGCACGGCATGGCTGGGAGCGGGCAATCTGCAGTTTGAGACCGCGGTTCCCGCGGTCACGCCGGTGACCGGCCTCAATGCGACGATCACGTTCCCGACACCGATCGACATCACGTCCCCGGTGTACTCGGTGCAGATTCAGCAGACACCGACCGGCGCGTGGTCGGCGGCAACCCTGTCCGGTTCGCCGTCGGTGTCGGGCGGCCTGACGACGTTGACGATTTCGGGCCTGACCGCATCGACCACGTATAACGCGATTCAGGTGACCGCGACAGGGGCCAACGCCACAGTGACCGGCCCGCAGTCGGCTCCGTTCACCTCAACCGCGTCCTGA
- a CDS encoding phage major capsid protein, with amino-acid sequence MPFLEPPGFPTGNLATQDVYSISRYLNDPLMVLRALRTIADQIFVGDKVLTGQFYTEDGAVIYEQIESIFAANTPQAVQPGDEYPLSPIPTGPAQIANVVKWGLDTIITDEDISRQNFDVLSRAFTKLVNSMVAQVDSVVMSAVVAAITATQPASKPWNGSSGAPNILRDILLAEEQMRALKQGYIADTVLCDLNTFATAISDPTLALLLPREDFGHGVREMPVFQGIGFQANIAGKKWLSTPNLPTTPYVAVLDAKVFGAMVDERLPAPGYVGAQSDNSGDDDGRSMIQVKTMREDKQDRWRIRARRVTTPIIIEPKAGVQITGF; translated from the coding sequence ATGCCGTTCCTCGAACCACCCGGTTTCCCTACCGGGAATCTAGCAACCCAAGATGTCTACTCGATCAGCCGCTATCTCAACGATCCGTTGATGGTATTGCGCGCCCTTCGGACGATAGCCGACCAGATTTTCGTCGGCGATAAGGTTCTGACGGGCCAGTTCTACACCGAAGACGGCGCGGTGATCTACGAGCAGATCGAGTCGATCTTCGCCGCGAACACCCCGCAAGCGGTGCAACCCGGCGACGAATACCCGCTGTCTCCGATTCCCACAGGTCCGGCGCAGATCGCAAACGTGGTCAAGTGGGGTCTGGACACGATCATCACCGATGAGGACATCAGCCGGCAGAACTTCGACGTGCTGTCGCGGGCATTCACGAAGCTCGTCAACAGCATGGTCGCGCAAGTCGATTCGGTGGTGATGTCGGCTGTGGTCGCCGCCATCACAGCCACACAGCCCGCGTCGAAGCCGTGGAATGGCAGCTCAGGCGCCCCGAACATTCTGCGTGACATCCTCCTCGCCGAGGAGCAGATGAGGGCGCTGAAACAGGGCTACATCGCTGACACGGTGCTCTGTGACCTGAACACGTTCGCCACCGCGATCTCCGACCCGACGCTTGCGCTGCTGTTGCCACGTGAAGATTTCGGTCACGGGGTGCGTGAAATGCCGGTGTTCCAGGGAATCGGCTTCCAAGCCAATATCGCGGGGAAGAAATGGCTATCAACCCCGAACTTGCCGACCACACCGTATGTTGCGGTTCTCGACGCAAAGGTGTTCGGCGCGATGGTTGACGAGCGGCTGCCTGCGCCCGGCTACGTTGGCGCACAGTCCGACAACAGCGGCGACGACGACGGTCGCTCCATGATTCAGGTGAAGACGATGCGCGAGGACAAACAGGACCGCTGGCGTATCCGGGCCCGGCGCGTCACTACTCCCATCATTATCGAACCCAAAGCCGGCGTCCAAATCACGGGATTCTGA
- a CDS encoding capsid cement protein, with the protein MAGQDYVPLYVAGTQASCVAGSAVTAGQLVQITGGTLVPGTPGVAGGQPNSGTVTPTVAPTSDATSAEVGVAANNAVAGQPVSVYFGGVHVLAASGSISAGDPVQAAASGAVADASSNTTYSQIIGRAWSAASNGFAVVRLAEH; encoded by the coding sequence ATGGCAGGACAGGATTATGTGCCCCTCTACGTCGCCGGCACCCAGGCGTCGTGCGTCGCCGGGTCGGCGGTGACAGCGGGACAACTGGTGCAGATCACCGGTGGGACTCTGGTTCCCGGCACGCCCGGTGTTGCTGGCGGCCAGCCTAATTCAGGCACCGTCACCCCGACCGTGGCGCCCACCTCGGACGCCACATCCGCAGAGGTTGGTGTCGCGGCGAACAACGCGGTCGCCGGGCAGCCGGTGAGCGTCTACTTCGGTGGCGTTCACGTGCTCGCCGCATCCGGATCGATCTCGGCTGGCGATCCTGTTCAGGCAGCAGCCAGCGGGGCTGTTGCCGACGCCAGCTCGAACACTACGTATTCCCAGATCATCGGAAGGGCTTGGAGCGCCGCGTCGAATGGTTTTGCTGTTGTGCGCCTAGCCGAGCATTAA
- a CDS encoding DUF6582 domain-containing protein, whose translation MVNLVTVPGVELMRTGKWNLSTGEWECTEKEIAAAIEAHEKGILRKPVIRLGHNDPRFSGDPAVGWLDNLRASEDGRALIGDMVGVPEWLAEILPSAYPSRSIEGLYDYTAPDGSVHEFVLTGLALLGATRPGVESLQSLQDVARLYDIAAAGRMGGKAIELVIQGSDAPRPYGDVKYADPKNGKYPIDTAERVRAAWAYINMPKNQKDYSAAELAKIKDRIKSAAKKFGIKISDDDDDDDGGKTEAATNSDTERGSIVALSPDIAEAIGVDASADEDTILTKIAELKQRADAAKVTASGADNGLVQIEQAQLDELKAAAAQGVEARARQIAEEDERIVMAAIQQGKIAPARKQHWLDSLRADREGTKQVLESLAAGLIPTSEIGHQGVRGQVGFEAAPDPEQEAKERVHARIMASLGIPTKKASVN comes from the coding sequence ATGGTGAACCTCGTAACCGTTCCCGGCGTGGAGCTGATGCGCACAGGCAAGTGGAATCTATCGACCGGCGAATGGGAATGCACCGAAAAAGAAATAGCGGCCGCCATCGAAGCCCACGAGAAAGGAATCCTGCGTAAGCCCGTAATCAGGTTGGGGCACAACGATCCAAGGTTTTCCGGTGACCCGGCTGTGGGATGGCTGGACAATCTGCGGGCATCTGAGGACGGTCGTGCGCTGATCGGGGACATGGTTGGTGTCCCCGAGTGGCTGGCCGAGATTCTTCCGTCCGCGTACCCGTCCCGGTCGATTGAAGGCTTGTACGACTACACCGCGCCTGATGGCAGCGTGCACGAGTTCGTGCTGACCGGGTTGGCGCTGCTGGGCGCGACACGTCCCGGTGTCGAGTCGCTGCAAAGCCTGCAGGACGTGGCCCGACTGTATGACATCGCCGCGGCCGGGCGCATGGGCGGCAAGGCGATCGAGCTGGTGATCCAGGGTTCCGACGCCCCGCGGCCGTACGGGGACGTCAAGTACGCGGACCCGAAGAACGGCAAATACCCGATCGACACCGCTGAGCGTGTTCGCGCAGCGTGGGCGTACATCAATATGCCGAAGAATCAAAAAGATTACAGCGCAGCAGAATTGGCCAAGATCAAGGACCGAATCAAGTCGGCTGCGAAGAAGTTCGGCATCAAAATCAGCGACGACGACGACGATGACGACGGCGGCAAGACCGAAGCAGCAACAAATTCTGACACAGAAAGGGGCTCCATAGTGGCTCTCTCACCCGATATTGCGGAGGCGATCGGTGTTGACGCGTCGGCAGACGAAGACACCATCCTCACTAAAATAGCGGAGCTGAAACAACGCGCTGACGCGGCGAAGGTCACCGCCAGCGGCGCGGATAACGGCCTGGTGCAGATCGAGCAGGCTCAACTCGACGAGCTGAAAGCAGCCGCCGCCCAGGGTGTGGAGGCCCGCGCCCGGCAGATCGCCGAAGAAGATGAGCGGATCGTGATGGCGGCTATTCAGCAAGGCAAGATCGCGCCCGCCCGCAAGCAGCACTGGCTGGACTCGCTGAGAGCAGACCGGGAAGGCACCAAACAGGTTCTCGAAAGTTTGGCCGCTGGTTTGATTCCCACCAGCGAGATCGGCCATCAGGGTGTGCGCGGACAGGTCGGTTTCGAAGCAGCGCCCGACCCTGAGCAGGAAGCCAAGGAACGTGTGCACGCGCGGATCATGGCGTCTTTGGGTATTCCCACCAAGAAAGCGAGCGTGAACTGA
- a CDS encoding phage portal protein family protein, whose amino-acid sequence MLSAFSQWDQFEQVPELLWPNSVRTYTRMWREDSRLASVYYAIALPVLRTAWRIDPNGARDEVTEFVAANLGLPVTGADESKPKPRIRDRFSWSGHLKLALRHLQYGHQVFEQVYRIGEDGRAYLRKLAPRPSSTIAYWDIDLDGGLIGITQFPPGTSFGTPLGVTGGMQGMQLQIPVNRLVVYVRDPDPGQWIGNSLFRPAYKHWLLKDEFIRIEATAARRNGVGVPVVIAPESVSEASVGDQSLQPYLDVARQYRGGNNAGVALPFGAQFKLAGVEGNLPSGFIRQAVEYHDKQMALAALAHFLNLDRGGSYALASVQADAFSEGVQQVADDIRDTAQAHIVEDLVDINFGEDEPCPMLVCEEIGSRQDASAAALQMLVNAGLITPDPRLEAFERQQMGLPAIDPQLQRENDAQYPLPEPPDTGPTRPAKPEKPFSSRPKADASARRSPRNPEGALRLW is encoded by the coding sequence ATGCTGTCGGCGTTTTCGCAGTGGGACCAGTTCGAGCAGGTTCCAGAGCTGCTGTGGCCGAACAGTGTCCGCACTTACACGCGCATGTGGCGGGAAGATTCACGCCTTGCCAGCGTGTATTACGCGATCGCGTTGCCGGTGTTGCGCACCGCGTGGCGAATCGACCCCAATGGTGCGCGCGATGAGGTCACCGAGTTTGTCGCCGCTAACCTGGGGTTGCCTGTCACGGGAGCGGACGAGTCGAAGCCGAAACCTCGTATTAGGGACAGGTTTTCGTGGTCGGGGCATCTCAAGCTGGCGTTGCGGCATTTGCAGTACGGGCACCAAGTGTTCGAGCAGGTGTATCGGATCGGAGAGGATGGCCGCGCGTATCTGCGCAAGCTGGCGCCGCGGCCGTCGTCCACGATCGCGTATTGGGACATCGATTTAGACGGCGGCTTGATCGGGATAACCCAATTCCCGCCCGGCACATCGTTCGGGACTCCCCTGGGGGTGACCGGAGGCATGCAGGGGATGCAGTTGCAGATTCCGGTCAATCGCCTCGTGGTGTATGTGCGCGACCCGGATCCCGGCCAGTGGATCGGAAACAGCCTGTTCCGTCCCGCGTACAAGCATTGGCTGCTAAAAGACGAGTTCATTCGTATCGAGGCCACAGCTGCGCGGCGTAACGGTGTTGGTGTCCCGGTGGTGATCGCGCCTGAATCGGTGTCGGAAGCCAGCGTAGGCGATCAATCGCTGCAGCCGTATTTGGACGTCGCACGTCAGTATCGGGGCGGCAACAACGCCGGTGTGGCGTTGCCGTTCGGAGCCCAGTTCAAACTGGCTGGCGTCGAAGGCAATTTGCCCTCTGGTTTTATTCGGCAGGCCGTCGAGTATCACGACAAGCAGATGGCTCTGGCCGCACTGGCACATTTCCTCAACCTTGACCGCGGCGGAAGTTACGCGCTGGCCAGCGTTCAGGCTGACGCGTTTAGCGAAGGCGTGCAGCAGGTCGCCGACGATATACGCGACACCGCGCAGGCGCACATCGTCGAAGACTTGGTGGATATCAATTTCGGTGAGGACGAGCCGTGCCCGATGCTAGTGTGCGAGGAGATCGGTTCACGCCAGGACGCTTCGGCCGCCGCGCTGCAAATGCTCGTCAACGCTGGCCTGATCACACCCGACCCGCGGCTTGAAGCCTTCGAGCGCCAGCAGATGGGTTTGCCTGCCATTGACCCGCAACTGCAACGCGAAAATGATGCGCAATACCCGCTTCCCGAGCCCCCGGACACCGGGCCGACTCGGCCAGCCAAACCGGAGAAACCGTTTTCGTCGCGGCCGAAAGCCGACGCCAGCGCGAGGCGATCGCCGCGCAACCCCGAAGGAGCGTTGAGACTATGGTGA
- a CDS encoding sigma factor-like helix-turn-helix DNA-binding protein, producing the protein MNRAERQSRALEMFIAGATYRQISDRLEMTEAAVEKAVQKAMAGAAARRRELLANAETAVFAERTEALFRAHYPAALRGDHRSAQICLSILTTPKPADSGESAIASSLAGGDEAKALEALRDRLAREMDACKSQRVLAALSRQFVGVIAQLAELKPPAPSSKRDDLARKRAERLQRAAAGGGPGAADPGGAAGADERSS; encoded by the coding sequence GTGAACCGCGCGGAGCGTCAATCCCGCGCGCTGGAGATGTTCATCGCCGGCGCGACCTATCGGCAGATCTCCGACCGGCTGGAGATGACCGAGGCCGCAGTCGAGAAAGCCGTCCAGAAGGCGATGGCCGGCGCCGCAGCGCGCCGACGCGAGCTGCTGGCCAACGCTGAGACCGCCGTCTTCGCCGAGAGGACCGAGGCGCTGTTCCGGGCGCACTACCCGGCGGCGCTGCGCGGCGATCACCGCTCGGCGCAGATCTGTCTGAGCATCCTGACCACGCCGAAGCCCGCCGACTCTGGCGAGTCCGCGATCGCGTCCAGTCTGGCCGGCGGCGACGAGGCCAAGGCGCTCGAAGCGTTGCGCGACCGGCTCGCGCGAGAGATGGACGCCTGCAAGTCACAACGGGTGTTGGCCGCGCTGAGTCGCCAGTTCGTCGGCGTCATCGCGCAACTGGCCGAGCTCAAGCCGCCCGCACCGAGCTCGAAGAGGGATGACCTTGCCCGCAAACGTGCTGAACGCCTCCAACGCGCCGCTGCTGGTGGGGGACCAGGAGCCGCGGATCCTGGTGGCGCCGCCGGCGCCGACGAGCGCAGCAGCTGA
- a CDS encoding helix-turn-helix transcriptional regulator: MAWFAWPFAWSTEEAFGLTDGFWINMQAQYDLDMARIQLGDELEHVHKVGI; the protein is encoded by the coding sequence GTGGCATGGTTTGCGTGGCCTTTCGCCTGGTCAACTGAGGAGGCGTTCGGGCTTACCGACGGGTTCTGGATCAACATGCAGGCTCAGTACGACCTGGACATGGCGCGGATCCAGCTCGGCGACGAGCTGGAGCACGTCCACAAGGTGGGTATCTGA